The DNA segment CTCCTTGCTCAATATGATGTATATGCAAAACGACATAACTGAATAATAAAAAAGCTGATTTCATCTTCTGAAATCAGCTTTACTTGTAGCGGGGGCAGGACTTGAACCTGCAGCCTTTGGGTTATGAGCCCAACGAGCTACCAATTGCTCCACCCCGCGACCAAAATTGCGATGCTAAGATACGAAATTGTTCCCTGCCGTCAAAATCACTTTAACCAACCATTTTTCCTATACCATTCGACTGTTCCTCGAATTCCTTCTTCCAAATTGATAGTTTCACGGTAACCAAGTTCTTTTTTCGCTTTCGTCACATCGCACGTCCACGCATCCTGAATAATGTCTTTTACTTTTTCAAGATTGAGCAGTGCCGGTTTCGAACTAAACTTGGAAAAGATTTCGGCAAAGAAGCCGATGACGTAAACTCCTGCTTCGGGAATTTTCAGCCGGAGAACTTTTTTCTGCATGATGCTTGCCGTCAATTCTCCGATTTCCTTCCAATGATAGAAGCGTTCGCTGGAGATAAAATATATCTGCCCGACTCCGTTCGGATGTTCGCCGGCGAGAATAATTCCATCAACCAAACTTTTTACATGAACCAAACTGACATATTTTTTCCCGAAGCCAATCATCGGTTGTAAGCCCTTGTTCATCGTGTTGAAAAATTCAAACACGTCTTTGTCGCGGGGACCATAGACTGCCGGAGGACGAGTTATCGTGATAGGAAGTTTATCGAGCAACCGTAAACATTCCTTCTCTGCTTCCATCTTACTGATGCCGTATGTCGTGATTGGATGAAACAGTGTTTGTTCGTCAACTGCTTTATCACCCAAACTCGGTCCGACTGCCGCCTGACTGCTGACGTGAACAAATCGCTTCAACTCAGGATTTGTTTTCAACACGACGTGAAGGAGATTCTTTGTTGCAAGATGATTGCCGCGAAAATATTCTTCCTTTGTTTTCGCCTTCGTGACTCCGGCGAAATGATAAACATAATCAACATCGGCGACTGCTGATTGCAATGCCTTGTCATCGAATAAATCTCCATACACGTATTCGATGGGAAGATGCTTAATGTATTCAAGCGACGATGTTTTCCGAATCAGGCAACGTAACTGGTAACCCTTTGCGTGAAGCGATTCTGCGAGGTGACTGCCGATAAACCCGGTGGCTCCGGTGATGAAAACTTTCATTTATTTTCTGATTTCAAATAGTTTGGATGGTTCAACAACTGATTGTTTTTTAAGGGATATTGGAGTATATTCAAAAAAAAATTTCCACACAATCCTCTCATTTTTTCAGAGAAGGTGAGTCGTTTTTCAAGGAAATCGTTCATCGAAGTACTTCGTTCAAATCATTTTTATGTCACAGTCAATTCCCGAAACTCAAGAACCAATCACAGAACAACCTAAGCAACCCGTTGACCTTTTTCAGAAGTGCTGGGATTTTACCCGCGCTGATGAAATAAAAGCCGCCGGTTTTTATCCCTACTTCCGCGCTATCGAAGAGAACGAAGGTCCCGTAGTTCAAATCGAAGGCAAGAAAGTGATTATGGCTGGCTCGAACAATTATTTGGGATTGACCGCGCACCCAAAAGTAAAAGAAGCCGCGCTCAAGGCAGTGGAAAAATACGGAACAGGTTGTTCCGGTTCGCGTTACTTGACGGGAACGCTTGACCTGCACAACGAACTTGAAGCGCGTCTTGCAAAGTACATGGGCGCGGAAGCGTGTTTGTTATTCAGTACCGGCTACCAAACGGCGCAGGGAATTATTCCGACGCTTGCACAGCGAGGCGAATATATTCTCACTGATAAAGATAATCACGCATGTATCGTTGCCGGGACTTTGATGGCAAAGGGAATGTTCGCGGAAGTCATACGTTTCAAACATAACGACATGAACGATTTGGAGCGACAGATTTCCCGGTTGCCTGCTCATGCAGGAAAGTTGATTGTTACGGATGGCGTGTTCAGTACGACGGGTGATATTGTAGAATTGCCGCGGCTGGTGGAAATTGCCAAACAACACAACGCGCGTATTCTTGTGGATGATGCACATTCAGTCGGAGTCATTGGAAAAGGGGGGCGCGGAACAGCGAGTTATTTTGGTCTTGAAAAAGAAATTGATATGACGATGGGAACGTTCAGCAAAACGTTTGCATCGCTCGGTGGGTTTGTCGTCGGGACAGAACGAGTGATTAATTTTATCAAACATACATCACCTGCGCTCATCTTTAGTGCAAGTCCGACTCCGGCTTCGGTTGCCGCCGCTCTTGCCGCGCTTGATATTCTCGAAGCGGAACCGGAACGCATTGACAAACTCATCTACAACGCGAACAAAATGCGGAACGGATTCAAACAACTCGGTTTCAAAATCATTGAAAGCAAAACGGCGATTGTTCCGGTTATTGTTGGAGATGACATGCTGGCATTTACATTCTGGAGAGCATTGTATGACAATGGCGTGTTTGTCAATGCGTTCATCAGTCCGGGTGTGCCGCAGGGTTTACAGATGATGCGGACAAGTTACATGGCAACGCATGAGGACGAACACCTCGACCGTATTTTGGAACTGTTTGGTATTGTCGGAAAAAAATTAGGATTGATTCCGTGACAGAGAGATTGAACATGCTATTCTCTCTTGTTTCCCACGTTTCTTCATCATTGTATTATCCTATCCTCGTTCTTTCCGTGTTATGAGTTCAATTTCAATTCAACCGGTTCGCACAAAAAAAGAGCGGGAAGAATTCATCCGTCTTGCATGGAAAATCTATGAGCGAAATGAATTCTGGGTTCCGCCTCTTCTCATGGACAGAAGAAAGTTGATGGACAAAAAAAAGAATCCGTTCTACAAACATGCTGAAGCAGAATTTTTCATCGCACGGAGAAACGGTGAAGCGGTCGGACGAATCGGCGCAATCATCAACCATAACCATAACAAAGAACATAACGAGAACATTGGTTTCTTCGGATTCTTTGAATCAATCAACGAACAGAATGTCGCCGATGAATTGGTGAAGACCGCAAAGTCGTGGTTGAAAGAACGAGGCGTGACCGCGGTGCGTGGTCCCGCAAGTCCATCGGTGAATGATGAGTACGGATTACTGATTGATGGTTTCATGTTGCCGCCTGTTGTGTTGATGCCGTACAACCCGGAATATTATCCGCAACTGCTTGAGCGTGCAGGATTCAAGAAGGCAAAAGATTTATACGCGTATTTGCTTTCACAGAAAACGGTTTATACGGAAAAACTTGAGCGTGTGAATAATCTGGTGCTTCAAAAAGTCGGCATGACGTTTCGAAGTATCAACATGAAAGAGTTTGAAAACGAAGTACGGAAAATCAAACTCCTCTACAATAAGGCATGGCAATATAACTGGGGCGCAGTGCCGATGACCGATGAAGAGTTTGACGCGCTGGCAAAAGATTTGAAACCGGTCGTGGAGCCGGAATTGGTCATTATCGCCGAATACAAAGGCGAGCCAATCGGGTTTGCACTTTCTCTTCCCGATTTAAATACTCC comes from the Ignavibacteriota bacterium genome and includes:
- a CDS encoding NAD-dependent epimerase/dehydratase family protein, encoding MKVFITGATGFIGSHLAESLHAKGYQLRCLIRKTSSLEYIKHLPIEYVYGDLFDDKALQSAVADVDYVYHFAGVTKAKTKEEYFRGNHLATKNLLHVVLKTNPELKRFVHVSSQAAVGPSLGDKAVDEQTLFHPITTYGISKMEAEKECLRLLDKLPITITRPPAVYGPRDKDVFEFFNTMNKGLQPMIGFGKKYVSLVHVKSLVDGIILAGEHPNGVGQIYFISSERFYHWKEIGELTASIMQKKVLRLKIPEAGVYVIGFFAEIFSKFSSKPALLNLEKVKDIIQDAWTCDVTKAKKELGYRETINLEEGIRGTVEWYRKNGWLK
- a CDS encoding pyridoxal phosphate-dependent aminotransferase family protein gives rise to the protein MSQSIPETQEPITEQPKQPVDLFQKCWDFTRADEIKAAGFYPYFRAIEENEGPVVQIEGKKVIMAGSNNYLGLTAHPKVKEAALKAVEKYGTGCSGSRYLTGTLDLHNELEARLAKYMGAEACLLFSTGYQTAQGIIPTLAQRGEYILTDKDNHACIVAGTLMAKGMFAEVIRFKHNDMNDLERQISRLPAHAGKLIVTDGVFSTTGDIVELPRLVEIAKQHNARILVDDAHSVGVIGKGGRGTASYFGLEKEIDMTMGTFSKTFASLGGFVVGTERVINFIKHTSPALIFSASPTPASVAAALAALDILEAEPERIDKLIYNANKMRNGFKQLGFKIIESKTAIVPVIVGDDMLAFTFWRALYDNGVFVNAFISPGVPQGLQMMRTSYMATHEDEHLDRILELFGIVGKKLGLIP